GCACTGCCAAAGTGCTACAATAACTGTCATCCACAGACATCCACATGCAAACACTACTGGACTAGTACACTAGAGCAAATAAGAGAGTATTGGCAAAACTCTCTggcaaaaactttttaaattggaAGTAATGAAACAGAAATCCACTTCTAATTTGAAGGGTATAGAAAATAATCTTCATCATTTTAATCACATATACACATAGTATTATCTAAGCTCAGAAAATAACTTCTTCCTGTATGCACAGAACTCCAATgtacactcagtaaatgttagcatTCGAAGAAAATGTGCCATGAGGAGAATGTCTGAGGGATAATGGCAGGAAAAAGATATATCCATTGAAAAAGAGGACAGAAAGGCGTGGCAAGGATGGGAATGtgcaggaaagggaagggagagggaagaaagtaAACTGACCATAAAAGAAACCAATTCAAATGGAAAACAGCGACTAACCTTGACACAGGAATGAATCATGAAGGCTGGACGGGTAGACTGGGAGGGGTAAAGAGAATGTGTCTTCTTTGTTTTAAGCTATATATAGAATTGTCAGATTTAGCCAAAGCCGAGTTGGAATGGGAGTTGGCTAAATTACATGAAACACAGACATTGCCAAAACTACTTCACAACATTGTTCTGAACAACGAGACACAAGTTGTGAAGATGTTCCCCAAATTGCAAAATGCTACACTAATGTAAGACAGACAGTTTACACAATATTCCAGTTCAGTCTTTCCTTTCAACTCTGGGAAATTCCAAGTGCAAACAATTTGATCTACAgagcacagaaagaaagaaacctccaCTGCTCCATTATCAGATTTTCAGGGAACAGCAGGCTTCACAGTCACAGAGAAGCCTGACTTTCAAAGCAGAGCAAAGATGGTGACAAATTGATCAAATGGAGAGATATGCTGTTATGCATGTGGGAATTGATCAAATGGAGAGATATGCTGTTCTGCATGTGGGCAATGTCTCCACTCATGGTATTACCCACAGCAATTCTTAGAGGGAAAATTATTCAGTAGAGGGAAGAGGGAATAAACAGATTCCCTTGACTACTTCACCCTGAACTTCATAAAGCTCTTTTGTCTGCACATGAATAAGATTAAAATACTCCAATTATTATAAAAGGACTGAGAATAAAAATGGTACAAATTCACTAAAATATGCCAAAACACAGAGTATTTTTTCTTAACGcaagaaacaggaagagaagaaaatttaacaGTGTGTCAGGTATGTGTGTGCATTGCTATAATCAGTTAAAAgctagaaaactgaggcttaataACTAATTTATTCAAGGCCACTTAACCAACACCACAGAGCCAAAATTTAGCCCTGGGTCTGTTTCATGTCAAAGTCCTGGCTGACAATTTCCACAAAACTGCCTTCCATCATCAAAAGAAGTCAGGAAGATAAACAGTGAGAACAGCCAACACATTTTTTTGCTATCTATTTTTTCCTGTTAGTTCTATgactatttaagaaaatattttggtattGAATAATATTTCTATTACATAGCATTTCCTCCTTTGCTAACAATTAGTAACTCTACAAAGATGATTCATTATATCAGAAGCATCATGAATTAATGCATTTATCTGCAGCAGCTGCTAATAccacaaaagagagaaaaccacAGATTATGCACCACCTACTAAATGAACACAACATAACCTATGAAACATTCATGCCAAAAGCCATGTTTCAATCTCATCAAGTCTCTAGACATAACTAGCAAATTAAAGAAACAGAGGATAGAGGAAAGCAAACATTACCATAGGGATGTAATTAGCAAAACTTAAATCGTAGCAAATGCTACATGTGAAACAACCTCATTTCATAAACGAAAtcgcaagaaaaaaacaaagatgaaggGGAAACATACGGATTAAGAAGACACTTAGGAGATTTACGGGATtctactaattaaaaataataaaacaagtagCATTTATGCGGCAATTGAAAGTTTGAACTCTCACTGGATATTTACTGATATTAAAGAATTACTGTAAATACCACTTGTGATAATggaattatcattttttttccatatcagCCCACAGCTTTCagagatatataaataatatttatggatAAAATGATCAGATGTCTGCTATTTGTTACAAAATAATACTAGAACATGGGGAGTGAGTGAGGCTAAGTTAAAAAAGACTGTTCATGGATTCATAATTGCTGAAGTGGAGTGAAAAGTACATGGATGTTCATCATAATATGATGTAACATTATGTACGTTTGCCAAAAAAAGACCATGTGAGGGGTGGGagggcagttaaaaaaaaaaaaaaagacataccacATCACTGAAAAAGTTCTCATATTTTTCAAGGAAATAAATCTATTATCAAGGAATCACAGAGCAGAAAGACCTTAAAAGCAATCTATTCAAACCACCTcaatttataaataaggaaattaaggctcagatagattaagtgacttgctcagggtcacacaacTTATCAGTTCCAGACTCGAGATCAGAATTTAGATCTCCAAACTTGTAGTCCAGGGCTGTGCTCTTTTTGCCAACCAAAAAGAAATGACTGCACTTAGACATTTAGTCCAGAACATCCTCAAAATTGACTGTAATAAAAGTAAGCCACATGGCAAGGAATGAATAGAGTTGGTTCATACCAAAAATGAGCTGCCAGTCACAGTGATAAGatctgtttctttctgagaacCGTGGTTTCCTGCTACATTGGGGAATCCAAACTGGGTTTCTCCCTCCTGTCCAAAGAAGTCAGAGTCAGGATGTACGTTCCACTCCGCTTTGGTTGGTGTCAGTAGTTCTGAGACACTGTTTTCACAAAGGGTGCTTGAAGGAGTCAGAGCATCTGTGTCCACTGTTAGCTTACTGCTGGGTGTCAAAGCCTGGGGCTCTGGACTGGAGTTTTTCATGGCCAAAGAGCCCAGAGATCCCAATGGCCCCACACTTACACTTGAGACCTCATCCATATCTAAGGGGCTCTGCTGAAAACCAGTGGCCGCCATTCCGAAAAAGAGAGAGGTATCCAGACTTTGAGGAGGGTCGCTGGTGGCCATCAAGGCCGGAGGGTCCACAGCCTGCCCTACGGAATTACTATTAGCAGGGAGGTGCCCTGCCAGAGTCGAGCTCACAGAAGCCACATCAATAGTCAAGATTCCAGAGTTCACCAATGCTGTGTCCAGCACTGCAGCAGAAGTACTGTCAGGAATATCAGAGAAGAGAGACACAATCTCTGCATCACTGAGATCATTCTGTCTCTGGCTGGTAAGTTCACTGCTGGGTGTAAGAGAATTTGCTGCTTCTAGCTGAGCTAAGAGATCCTGGCCCACCTTGTGCCTTTTGGTCATGTGCGTCTTCATGCTGTGCTTGGATGTGAAGAGTTTATTACAAGTGGAGATCGGGCAACGGCTTTTCCAAGTGTCCACATCCTGCAGGTGTTTCTTGGAGTGAATGTAGAGGCTACTGCGAGCAGAGAACCTGGCACAGCAGCCTTCCACAGGACACACGAAAGGCTTTGTACCCAGGTGGGTTATGCTGTGGCCTTTCAGATGTTCAGCCCTCGTGAAAGATTTCCCACAGCCTTCCACAGGGCACATGAACCTCCGGTCATCGTCGTGCTTCCTTTTGTGCCTTAAGAGTTTGGACATGCTGGTGAAGTTCCAGCCACAGCCATCAAAGTCACAAAGGAAAGGTCTCTCGCCAGTGTGACTCCGCAGGTGAATTTTCAACCTACAAGCCTTGTCATATTGCTTGCTGCAGCCAGGAAAAGAGCAGGAAAACAGTTCCTGTTCCCTGAAATGGGCGCGGTTATGGGAAAAGAGAGCACTCACTGTGATAAATGTCTTCTTGCAGCCAGAAAACGCGCACTGGTAAGGCCTCTCGGGTTCGAAGTGGCTGCGCTGGTGGGCGCTGAGTTTGGCCTGCGTGGGGAAGCTTTCCTCGCACACCTCGCATTTGAATGAGTTCTCCTGCTCATGGCCCTTCATGTGCGCCTTGAGGTTGTACACGGTGGTGAAGCTCTTGCCACAGCCCTCCGCTGGGCAGCCAAAAGGCCGCAGTTTGTCGTGAGACTGCAGGTGCCTCTTGAGCTTGTAAGAGGTGGTGAAGGTCCAGCCGCAGCCACCCAGGGGGCATTTGAAGGGCCTCTGGCCCTGGCTGCTGCTGTGCGTCAGCAGGTGCACCTTCAGCTGGTGCTTCTTGGCGAAGGATTGCCCGCACTGCGCCTCGGGGCACAGGTACAGCACCATGCCTGGGCCCGAGCCCAGCGGTCCGCGGGGGCCCAGGGCGGCGGCCGggccctccacctcctcctcggGCGCCGGAGCAGGCGCGGGTTCGGCCTGCTCGGCTAGCAGGAGGTCTGGCGGCAGTTCTGGGCAATCACCCGGCTGCGCGGCATGCGGGAACCCGGCTTGCGGGGCGATCAGACACCCGGGCTGCTGGGCAGGAGCGGCCCCTGGCTCCCAGGAGTGTGATGGGGGCGTGGCCAGGGTGAGGACGCCGTTCTCAAAGCGCAACAGCAGGTCCTGGTTGTGGATAGTGACTGTGCCGGTGAAGGCCGCGGCGGGGCCGGGGGCGGAGATCGGGGCCTGAGTGGGAACCGCTGACAGGCAGCGGGGGCCTAGCGCAGTTCGCTCCGCGGAGTTCGCGCCGCTCTCGCCCCCCTGGAACCCCgggccctcctcggcctcctcccTCAACACAGGCCCTGTGGCCTGACCCGAGCCCACTGTCTCCACGTCGCCACCCACCGGGTCAAGCAGCACCAGGAAGAAGTCGTCGCCGCCGCCGCTAGGTTGATCGGGCCTCGGCGCCAACAGGCTTGGGCCAGGGCCCCGTGATGCCGTGCGGGCCTCCTCGCACCGCCGCCCGGGCCCGCCATCTTGGGGGCCCCGGAGCAGCAGGAGGCGGCGCGTGGGGACCTGACCAGCCGGCGGGTCAGGGCCTCGGTGGACCCGGCCGCCACCCGCGGGGATACCGCCGTGGCCGCCCTGTAGTGTCCCGCGAGCCGGGAGCAGCTTCGGGATTTCCATCTCTGTGTCCCAGAGGCTGGGCTGGAACCGGAGCCGAGGAGGAGGCGCGACCCCGCCCCCTGCCGCGGGCCTGAACACGTtcctgaaaggggaaaaaaaaaatgtgcaatgCGCAGAAACTGGCCCTATCAGATATTAAAACGTATTTAACGCCACAGTGATTTAAATATTCTGGTACTGGGTctctggaacagaatagaaagcccagaggTAGAGCCTGGTATGCATAAATACGTTCTACGGTTAATATACGTAAGTAATTAAGGAGGTCTTCTGAGGTGATGGGGAAATGACGACAGCTTGTTCAGTAATGCTGTGGAACACCTAGGCGTCTATCCGCTAAAAGCAATTTTAATCCGTGACTCATTGTATATACCCAAATAaacacccccagcccctcccagtgTTAGACATGTTGCTTCGTACTTTTTGTGTGTTAAAATTTGTTTGCTGGCTGGCTGACTGGCTGGACTGATGGATGAAAGACAATTCCTGAGAGAATAAACTGTCTCTGTGTCAGCAGTAAACCACCATAGTGCTGGCATTTCTTCTGAAAGTGTccttccccctcccacctccccgcGGGACAACTTCCATACTCACAATTGTCTTGAGCAAAGTCTTCGGTACAATTTACCGCATAGTTCAATTTTTGTCTTGCTGATACAGAGATTAGAATGAGTGAGAGATGCGGCCAAAACAGATTAGCAGTGTTCAGCCTAGAAATGCAAAGTCTGGAGGATGAAACAATTTATattgaaatctggaaaaaaaccCAACCttctcctggcttctccctatACAGTGTACAACCTAAACCAActctttgcccttccaccatcGGTTGTACCATGATAAATTTCCTGTCCACTCTCACAGTACAATGAGGGCATTCATTCCTCAGTTTGCTCTGCCTTCTCCAGCACATGGAGGTCTCTGGGCAGGAGTCTGAGTTAAATGTGTTTAGGTTAAACCCTCAGTCACTGCAATGGATTCTGTCAAGTAAAAGGCACAGACAATCTTGTCCAATCAACCTGGTGTACCTACTTGCATTTAAGTGTGGTGGCCCAGTCTTGCTGGGCCTGTGGTGCCTAATGATCTTATTAATGATGATGACAATCCTCCAATTTGTCTGTCACGACTGAGTTGGGAATTGACACAAATATAGGGTGAAATATCTGAGATGAGAAAGCTTAGAGTAATGACTAGattggtggtggtggcagggggATGGGTGTAACCTGTTGTTTAAATACTCCCAGCTCTCTCGCCCTCTTTTAATGACAATGAACACTTGGTCTCTTGAAAATCAAGTTTTTCATCCATAAGTATTTGAACCTCATCAACATTTCTACTCCACATACTTTTCTTTCTATTACTTTTTCTGGAGGAAGCATTTTTCAAATCTGAGGTATAGAAGAGTgcataaaatatatctatatggTTTAGATTTTACAAAAGCAGACACCTATGTAACCAGGACCAAGGTCAAGCAATAGACCACTGCCAGCCTTCCAGAATACAGCTGCTGTACTCCTCCCAATCACAACCCACACTCTCCTATGTGGATATAGTCATTGCTCTGACTTTGTAATAATCATTTCACTGCTTTCCTTTATAGCTTTATCACTTTTGTATGCATCCCTAAACAATAGAGTTGATACGAagttgtataaatggaatcatatggcaTGTTTCCTTTTATAACTTGTTCCTTTCACTCTATATTATACTTAAGAGACTCTTCCATGTTGTTCATAATAGCTATAAGTAAGTAGATCCTTTGTCTCCATCGTTGACTGTTGTTCCAGCATATGCTTATAGCAAAGTGATTATGGTATGATTATACCACTCCATTCTACAGCAGATGGACATTAGGATTGCTTCTACTTTTCAGTGATTATTATGAACATTCTTGCACATTTCTCATGGGACACATGTGTAAAAATCTCTCTAGGGTATATATCCAAGAATAGAATCACAGGGCCATAGGGTATGGATATCCTGAGCTTTACTAGATGATGCCAAATTGGTCTCTGTAGTGAATGGGCCAGCTGTCAATCCCACCAGTAGCACGGAGAGTCCCTACTGCTCCACATCTTCACCTACACCAAGTATTGCCAGAATTTAAATTTTGCCAATCTACTGGTGGGCAATATCCAAATTACTATTAAGCTTTAGCACATTTTCGTGTTTAGCACAAAACGAAAAGCTTTAGCACAAAACGCCTTTTGGAGTTTCTACTCCGAAGAAGGCCTGTTCAAATTTACCTCTTTTAACCCATGTTTCTATTCTATTGTTCATCTAGTACTTACTGACTTAATAAgcctgttaaatattttaaatattagtccATTCCTGTGCCCAAAATATTCCCTTGTTCTGTTTGTATTTCCCATTGCTTTGTGCTATGTTTTGTGAACAGACGATCTTAATTATAATATAGTCAAATTCATCATTCTTTTCCTGATGGTTAGTgcgtttttgttttaagaaatctgttttaagaaatcttttctgttttaagaaaCCCTGGGCCAGGAAAGcattctctatattttcttctaaaatgtgtATGCTATTGCCCTTCACAGTGAGGTCTTAATCCACCTGCAATTGATGTTTTTGTATTGTGTTGAGTGGggttgcatttatttatttattcattcatttgaatatccagttttctcagtgaACCACTTATTGAAAAGTCTGCCTTTTGCCAACTGGTTTACAGTGCCATAAATCAAGTATCTACCTATACTCGCTATTAAGTGCTTGGCCCTATTTGTCTGTTTGAAATACCACACTGTCTCAATTACTACAGATCCATAGTCAATTCTGATATTTGGATAAGTCAGTAAATTCTATCTTGTTCTTCAAAAGTGTCTTGGCTACTTTTGGTCCATTTCAATTCCATTTAAATTACAAACTCATCATAAAAACTTCAACTAACAGCTAGTTTAGGGTTCTAATTCAGATTGTGCTGATATTTTAGATTTGACTTCTCAATATCGAATGTTTGGTTCATGGTTTTGGTCTGTCTCTCCTTTTAATAAGATCTCCTTTAATGTGCTCaagtaataatttatatttttccgaTAAGGCAACTTTTTTATCTTAGGCACTTCATATTGTGCAAATCCTATGTTTGGAATTTTTACTGTCTAAATTTGTAGCTGGTAAATAGGATACAATTGGCTTTTGTTCATTAAGATTTTATCCTACAAGTGTATAAACTCTTCTGTCGATTCtaataatttttctgtaatacATTGTAGAATTTTATATACACTGTCATATCATCTGTAAATAGTGCcagtctttcttcttcctttccaaatatcttacttctttttcttgctctattgctcTGTCTGGGACCCCATCACCACCCCCAGTAAactattgaataga
The sequence above is drawn from the Theropithecus gelada isolate Dixy chromosome X, Tgel_1.0, whole genome shotgun sequence genome and encodes:
- the ZXDB gene encoding zinc finger X-linked protein ZXDB; amino-acid sequence: MEIPKLLPARGTLQGGHGGIPAGGGRVHRGPDPPAGQVPTRRLLLLRGPQDGGPGRRCEEARTASRGPGPSLLAPRPDQPSGGGDDFFLVLLDPVGGDVETVGSGQATGPVLREEAEEGPGFQGGESGANSAERTALGPRCLSAVPTQAPISAPGPAAAFTGTVTIHNQDLLLRFENGVLTLATPPSHSWEPGAAPAQQPGCLIAPQAGFPHAAQPGDCPELPPDLLLAEQAEPAPAPAPEEEVEGPAAALGPRGPLGSGPGMVLYLCPEAQCGQSFAKKHQLKVHLLTHSSSQGQRPFKCPLGGCGWTFTTSYKLKRHLQSHDKLRPFGCPAEGCGKSFTTVYNLKAHMKGHEQENSFKCEVCEESFPTQAKLSAHQRSHFEPERPYQCAFSGCKKTFITVSALFSHNRAHFREQELFSCSFPGCSKQYDKACRLKIHLRSHTGERPFLCDFDGCGWNFTSMSKLLRHKRKHDDDRRFMCPVEGCGKSFTRAEHLKGHSITHLGTKPFVCPVEGCCARFSARSSLYIHSKKHLQDVDTWKSRCPISTCNKLFTSKHSMKTHMTKRHKVGQDLLAQLEAANSLTPSSELTSQRQNDLSDAEIVSLFSDIPDSTSAAVLDTALVNSGILTIDVASVSSTLAGHLPANSNSVGQAVDPPALMATSDPPQSLDTSLFFGMAATGFQQSPLDMDEVSSVSVGPLGSLGSLAMKNSSPEPQALTPSSKLTVDTDALTPSSTLCENSVSELLTPTKAEWNVHPDSDFFGQEGETQFGFPNVAGNHGSQKETDLITVTGSSFLV